In a genomic window of Magnolia sinica isolate HGM2019 chromosome 14, MsV1, whole genome shotgun sequence:
- the LOC131225849 gene encoding uncharacterized protein LOC131225849, with protein sequence MENIHSQKVNYTTRCAPSKFYNFIKKVNLKDEHIKVLEDTPFKGFMHFPKFLVQRTFLNTILTRWDDEHNCFLLGGKRIFFKPQDIAIILGLSMNGEHIDLRRELSASEKELKKKYFANVLLKRELIEENIKNLLEESSEESISDFAKLFILYLFNTILFPIASETTPIFLLHYVNELENLHSYAWATAIWTFLVRSISESVRKKKKYVNGCVMVLEPWLHEHIILPSWLSTKMVYPRILRWVDSSYRQTGTHKKFLDNLICTQIIEDITPTNEESHLLPLTETSNSIKEIRQWLEPYLVKIEEKIVNIPHIMIILFIT encoded by the exons ATG GAGAACATTCACTCACAAAAAGTCAATTATACTACTAGATGTGCACCATCAAAGTTTTATAATTTTATCAAGAAGGTGAATCTGAAGGATGAACATATTAAAGTGCTAGAAGATACTCCATTTAAAGGATTTATGCATTTTCCCAAGTTTCTAGTTCAACGCACATTTCTAAATACTATTCTTACTAGATGGGATGACGAACATAATTGTTTCCTCCTCGGAGGAAAGAGGATCTTTTTTAAACCCCAAGACATTGCCATCATATTGGGATTGAGTATGAATGGAGAACATATAGATTTGAGAAGGGAATTGAGTGCAAGTGAGAAAGAACTAaagaaaaaatattttgcaaatgtTCTTCTCAAGAGAGAGTTAATAGAGGAGAATATTAAGAATTTGTTGGAAGAAAGTTCGGAAGAATCTATATCTGATTTTGCGAAATTGTTCATCTTGTATTTATTCAATACAATTCTTTTTCCAATCGCCAGCGAGACAACTCCTATATTTTTGTTACACTATGTGAATGAGTTGGAAAATTTGCATAGTTATGCATGGGCCACTGCCATTTGGACATTTTTGGTTAGGAGTATTTCTGAAAGcgtgaggaagaagaaaaagtacGTGAATGGATGTGTCATGGTTTTGGAA CCATGGTTACACGAGCATATTATTCTTCCGTCATGGTTATCAACGAAGATGGTGTATCCACGTATTTTAAGATGGGTCGATAGCAGTTATCGACAGACGGGCACGCATAAAAAATTTTTAGACAATCTTATCTGCACACAG ATTATTGAAGATATAACCCCTACAAATGAGGAGAGTCACCTTTTACCTCTCACT GAGACATCAAATTCAATCAAAGAGATACGTCAGTGGTTAGAACCATACCTCGTGAAGATTGAAGAGAAAATAGTAAATATTCCTCATATAATGATTATTTTGTTTATAACATAG